A window of the Cuculus canorus isolate bCucCan1 chromosome 3, bCucCan1.pri, whole genome shotgun sequence genome harbors these coding sequences:
- the CTSB gene encoding cathepsin B, with translation MWLSVSILCVLVAFANARSVPYYPPLSSDLVNHINKLNTTWKAGHNFYNADMSYVKQLCGTFLGGPKLPERVDFAADMELPDNFDSRTQWPNCPTISEIRDQGSCGSCWAFGAVEAISDRICVHTNAKVSVEVSAEDLLSCCGFECGMGCNGGYPSGAWRYWTERGLVSGGLYDSHVGCRPYSIPPCEHHVNGSRPPCTGEGGETPRCSRHCEPGYSPSYKEDKHYGITSYGVPRSEKEIMAEIYKNGPVEGAFIVYEDFLMYKSGVYQHVSGEQVGGHAIRILGWGVDNGTPYWLAANSWNTDWGDNGFFKILRGEDHCGIESEIVAGIPRTEQYWKRI, from the exons ATGTGGCTGTCCGTGTCCATCCTGTGTGTCCTGGTGGCCTTTGCCAATGCCCGCAGCGTTCCTTACTATCCTCCGCTCTCCAGCGACTTGGTCAACCACATAAACAAACTCAACACCACCTGGAAG GCAGGGCACAACTTCTACAATGCTGACATGAGCTATGTAAAGCAGCTTTGTGGCACCTTCCTGGGTGGACCCAAGCTCCCCGAGAG GGTAGATTTTGCTGCAGATATGGAACTGCCTGATAACTTTGACTCACGGACGCAGTGGCCCAACTGTCCTACCATCAGTGAGATAAGAGACCAGGGCTCTTGTGGCTCTTGCTGG GCTTTTGGCGCAGTAGAAGCAATTTCAGACAGAATCTGTGTTCACACGAACGCCAAGGTGAGCGTGGAGGTCTCAGCAGAGGATTTGCTGTCGTGCTGTGGCTTCGAGTGCGGCATGGG GTGCAATGGTGGTTACCCCTCTGGTGCTTGGCGATACTGGACTGAGAGGGGCCTCGTGTCTGGGGGCCTTTATGACTCCCATGTGG GCTGCCGTCCCTACTCCATCCCACCCTGTGAGCACCACGTCAACGGCTCCAGGCCACCATGCACTGGGGAGGGAGGTGAAACCCCCAGGTGCAGCCGGCACTGTGAACCTGGCTACTCGCCATCATACAAGGAGGACAAGCACTATG GCATCACATCCTATGGTGTCCCTCGCAGCGAGAAGGAAATCATGGCTGAGATCTACAAGAATGGCCCAGTGGAAGGAGCCTTTATTGTCTATGAGGACTTCCTGATGTACAAATCTG GGGTCTACCAGCATGTGTCTGGCGAGCAGGTTGGAGGCCATGCGATCCGGATCCTGGGCTGGGGAGTGGATAATGGCACTCCATACTGGCTAGCTGCCAACTCTTGGAACACCGACTGGGGTGACAATG GTTTCTTCAAAATCCTCCGAGGAGAGGACCACTGCGGCATAGAGTCTGAGATAGTGGCTGGCATCCCCAGGACGGAGCAGTACTGGAAGAGGATTTAA